The DNA window GTACCTCCCGCGTACGCGATCATGTTCACCAGTACAGATCTGTCCTGGTTTTTACATGGAACAAGAGCATCCTTAcattttgacacataccaaaaatcaacagcgtgGCTGCACTATGCGCAGAGTGGGATCATTTGTTACAAGTGgatctatcccatctcccccctttcccctatcctatctcccccccccccgtcgcgatataaccttgaatggttgaaaacgacgttaaacaccaaataaagaaagaaagaaagaaaggatcaTTTGTTGTGTTATGAGCTACATGACTGAATTTATCAGATTCATTGGTTGTTGCTTTTTCATGTCCCTTCAGCATATTTGGCTATCCAGGAATTTGAGAATTAATTCACAAACCGAAGGTCCCACTGACGCAGCTAGGCTGTTCAGTAATGTTTGGCTTGTGTTTtaagttgaaggatgctcttcTCCTGAGTAAAAGCCTAAAAATATCTGTGACGGTGAACACTAAGATTGCAACGAGAAAGAATGTACTTTTAATCAATAGACAAATTACAAAAAGAGCATTACTTactaaaaaaattttttttaaaaagcaacaataaaacatcaacacaaGTTATGTAGAACACAATAGACAAGCCTTTTGTGCATGTACACAGTCACAACAGGAGAGACGTAATCAATATCATCATTTTATAATGTCGGTAGCATGTGTCCAAAGAACGCGATGAAAAGCACAACTACTTCTCAGAAAGTATACTCATATAGACAAAAATACTTAATGTGAAGTTTTCTTCCACAGGTTATGTTGCATATCATGATTATGTTTTATAAACACACGACATATACATCAATAGTGTAGACAATTGTGGATAGTCCAGAGAAATTTAAAAATTTTACAAGGAATGAAAATAGAAATGTATCATAATACAATGtaataacttcttcttcttctgcgttcgtgggctgaaactcccacgtacactcgtgttttttgcacgagtggaattttacgtgtatgaccgttttttaccccgccatttaggcagccatacgccgttttcggaggaagcatgctgggtattttcgtgtttctataacccaccgaactctgacatggattacagcatctttttcgtgcgcacttggtcttgtgcttgcgtgtacacacgggggtgttcggacaccgaggagagcctgcaaacaaagttgactctgagaaataaatctctcgccgaacgtggggacgaactcacgctgacagcggccaactggatacaaatccagcgcgctaccgactgagctacatccccgcccagcaATGTAATAACGATAACTTGCTCGGATACCAGGCTGTTCTGAGTTCAATACAAGTGCGTTCCCCTCTGAGCCATATTCAAATCAAGAACACAATCCTGAAAGACTCTCATCGTTTAAAAACTTCTTTTCTCCTCGTATAAGGcatgagagaaattcaagtgttACGCCCttacggcaaagccattaggggcatgttcccgggttttaccccgaatttagatgagatacacgagtgtatgcgtgtttatgtggtataagccatctgcacttatggcagaatgaccgatgtcttttacgtgccactgtgatgACACGGTggtgggacatggctaccgTCTGTGATAAGGCTCGTGAACACAGCATTTACAGTCGACAGgtttgtgtgtcactgtccGACGGGTGAGAGTTCTTCTCTGTTTTCAAAGACTCCTTGTTGGGAGAATCAAACTTAATGCTGGAATTGTTGCTGGACAGACCAGTGGTAGCAGACTGACAGCTGCTATGTTGTTGCACGAGCAGTGTACTGCCGTTCTGACCAGAGCTTTGCTGCGAGCTGACTTGCAGGGCGGCAGCACGGTTTTTGCTATGGCCGCAGAGCTGACGCCACAGGTTGTAGACTCTCTTGTTGAGCAGCAGCGTGGTGGCCAGCAGCAGACCCTGAAGTCCCAGCAACACCACAGCGACGTACTCCAGCCAGGGCCGCGTGCCAGGGACAGCCAGCAGGAAGAGCGACAACCAGCACGCCCCAGTGATCACCGACAGCCGGAAACAGGCCACGAGGCTTACGTGATTCTGCCTCGTGCTGCTCAGGTGAGGTCGTCTGCGGATGTGGACGACGGTGACGATGAACAGGACGACGTTGAAAGTGACAGCCAGACCTAGGGGCAGGCCGAAGCCCAGCTGCCGGGACATGCTTCTGTCGATGAAGCAGAGGTACTTGGCTGGGTAGCCCGGGTCTCCGTGGATGAGCTGGTTGCTCAGAACGGTCGCCCCGATCACAGCTGCCGACAGAGAGAAGGAGGATACGAGAGACACACCCAGCAGCTTCCTTGAGGCCAGAGTCAGCCTGGCTCTGAGCGGGAACATGATGGAGAAGAAGAGCTGCAGTGTGCAGGAGGTCATCATGAAGACGGCAGAGAGCCAGAAGAAGTGGAGCAGCAGCGCCAGCACCAGACACAGCTGATGGATCTCGTACTGCTCCAGACCAAACTCATGCAGCGCCTGCGCCAGGAAGAGCAGACAGGTCATGGCGAGCGTGGACAGTCCCGTGCCTTCTCTCAGCGGGGGCAGAGCCAGGTAGGTCACCACCACACACAGCAGGCTGACCAGCGAAACACACGTGCAGACGATGGATACCACGCCCAAAGATGTCCACGTGTCCTCAAATTCAACCCGCGTTGATGTCGTGCGCGGCAGAGCTGGAGTGCTCACACACGCATCGGGAAGGAGAATCTTATGAAAGTCTTCAACACAAAGGAGATAAAAAGTCGCTTGTCTTTCGCGAGTAACGTCAACGGTAATATTGCTCTCATCGAGGTCCAACCGGGCGAGTCTAACCATGAAATTGCTGAACTCGCCCTGTGTCAGATTAACCCGAGGACAGAAGGTGGTGTTCCTCAGCGTAGAAAAGCTCATCTGGTTTTTCACCCCCATTTCTCTTGGTCCATTGTAAACCGCCAGCTTCACAGACATGGACTCGCTTTTCGTGGAACAGCTATCTGGTATAACGCTGATCCAATCAGAATAGTCGAGACAGTCAGGTGCTGGAGTGACGACAGTTAGGTTACCTGAATTCCAATTGGCCCAGCGCGAGGCGTGGTCTTTCAAAGCCCGGATGAGAGAGTCAGCCATTTCTCTGAGAAGCATGGCTTGGGTGCTGTATATTTCCATGGTAACGTCCACCGTGAGAGTGCTGTTGTCCTCACAACCAAGCCGAGGGAAACTTTCTGCTTTGTACAAGTATATCGTGCCTGGTAAATGGATCTGTGGACAAAGAAGAGTGACCATGTGAACTCAACTTTGCTTACAAACATGCGCACAAACAATATAAACGGAGCAAACAAATTATCATGTCAAATTGTCACCCCAACTAAAGCATTAAggcccgtgtcatttcatttaaacGTTCTGTGCAATTTAA is part of the Littorina saxatilis isolate snail1 linkage group LG6, US_GU_Lsax_2.0, whole genome shotgun sequence genome and encodes:
- the LOC138969639 gene encoding uncharacterized protein, with protein sequence MGASQTAPPFANETNDHFSKGVSTFTEDKAETPINSTHLPRTVEVNGSSDAEPTPGFMIPETTPLPPVWFVPVEVVPDADPQPLPDFHASTNPIITITEHAPKAPFDVPSPFERQVASIFPDFDYQVVALHTELCGTSCMFPYPGARSMVARACSPCFCDHLCPLYDDCCPDVQLLDTITLELLTFPLTRQEMKAMTEDRDLYTCEISHMKPVKSEKDFDNFFSMINYCPRTDSSNSSFQIPAHRTNSSQGTNGKSTAEEETAESLELKCENREMSDHWDYHRPLTSGHGVVYRNKFCAQCHGEHAENLTDWNTAVTCDADLLYAVTSAAEAYFLALNTTDCDVRFTATTAENLRRCKYVNKSVISSCNQTGLWRNYDAKIERACASFTSVVKRKYKNAFCYLCNTNVGFQGAYRDLDEGSDEANVGRASFYALLDLGAQDGSSNSARVERTTPNPSNERRQCEIGTTLDPLVCQCRKLSCAPGFRSEGDNCTQVFAESNYFGFKVCSRFQLTSPMPIAFVGRITSTMSYIHLPGTIYLYKAESFPRLGCEDNSTLTVDVTMEIYSTQAMLLREMADSLIRALKDHASRWANWNSGNLTVVTPAPDCLDYSDWISVIPDSCSTKSESMSVKLAVYNGPREMGVKNQMSFSTLRNTTFCPRVNLTQGEFSNFMVRLARLDLDESNITVDVTRERQATFYLLCVEDFHKILLPDACVSTPALPRTTSTRVEFEDTWTSLGVVSIVCTCVSLVSLLCVVVTYLALPPLREGTGLSTLAMTCLLFLAQALHEFGLEQYEIHQLCLVLALLLHFFWLSAVFMMTSCTLQLFFSIMFPLRARLTLASRKLLGVSLVSSFSLSAAVIGATVLSNQLIHGDPGYPAKYLCFIDRSMSRQLGFGLPLGLAVTFNVVLFIVTVVHIRRRPHLSSTRQNHVSLVACFRLSVITGACWLSLFLLAVPGTRPWLEYVAVVLLGLQGLLLATTLLLNKRVYNLWRQLCGHSKNRAAALQVSSQQSSGQNGSTLLVQQHSSCQSATTGLSSNNSSIKFDSPNKESLKTEKNSHPSDSDTQTCRL